In one Eulemur rufifrons isolate Redbay chromosome 14, OSU_ERuf_1, whole genome shotgun sequence genomic region, the following are encoded:
- the PAQR4 gene encoding progestin and adipoQ receptor family member 4 isoform X1, whose amino-acid sequence MAFLAGPRLLDWASSPPHLQFNKFVLTGYRPASSGSGCLRSLFYLHNELGNIYTHGLALLGFLVLVPMTMPWGQLGKDGWLGGTHCVACLAPPAGSVLYHLFMCHQGGSPVYARLLALDMCGVCLVNTLGALPIIHCTLACRPWLRPAALVGYTVLSGVAGWRALTAPSTSARLRAFGWQAGARLLVFGARGMGLGSGAPGSLPCYLRMDALALLGGLVNVARLPERWGPGRFDYWGNSHQIMHLLSVGSILQLHAGVVPDLLWAAHHACPLD is encoded by the exons ATGGCGTTCCTGGCCGGGCCGCGGCTGTTGGACTGGGCCAGCTCGCCACCGCACCTGCAGTTCAATAAGTTCGTGCTGACCGGCTACCGGCCGGCCAGCAGCGGCTCTGGCTGCCTGCGCAGCCTCTTCTATCTGCACAACGAACTGGGCAACATCTACACGCACG GGCTGGCCCTGCTGGGTTTCCTGGTGCTGGTACCGATGACCATGCCTTGGGGTCAGCTGGGCAAGGATGGCTGGCTGGGGGGCACGCACTGTGTGGCCTGCCTGGCACCACCTGCAGGCTCTGTGCTGTATCACCTTTTCATGTGCCACCAAGGAGGCAGCCCTGTGTATGCCCGGCTCCTCGCGCTGGATATGTGTGGGGTCTGCCTTGTCAATACCCTCG GGGCCCTGCCCATCATCCACTGCACCCTGGCCTGCAGGCCCTGGCTGCGTCCGGCTGCCCTGGTGGGCTACACCGTGCTATCAGGCGTGGCTGGCTGGCGGGCCCTCACTGCCCCCTCCACCAGTGCCCGCCTCCGGGCCTTTGGCTGGCAGGCTGGTGCCCGCCTGCTGGTGTTTGGGGCCCGGGGAATGGGGCTGGGCTCAGGGGCTCCAGGCTCCCTGCCCTGCTACCTGCGCATGGATGCACTGGCGCTGCTTGGGGGCCTCGTGAACGTGGCCCGCCTGCCAGAGCGCTGGGGACCTGGCCGCTTCGACTACTGGGGCAACTCCCACCAGATCATGCACCTGCTCAGTGTGGGCTCCATCCTCCAGCTGCACGCTGGCGTCGTGCCTGACCTACTCTGGGCCGCCCACCATGCCTGTCCCCTGGACTGA
- the PAQR4 gene encoding progestin and adipoQ receptor family member 4 isoform X3 codes for MAFLAGPRLLDWASSPPHLQFNKFVLTGYRPASSGSGCLRSLFYLHNELGNIYTHGLALLGFLVLVPMTMPWGQLGKDGWLGGTHCVACLAPPAGSVLYHLFMCHQGGSPVYARLLALDMCGVCLVNTLGALPIIHCTLACRPWLRPAALVGYTVLSGVAGWRALTAPSTSARLRAFGWQAGARLLLHAGVVPDLLWAAHHACPLD; via the exons ATGGCGTTCCTGGCCGGGCCGCGGCTGTTGGACTGGGCCAGCTCGCCACCGCACCTGCAGTTCAATAAGTTCGTGCTGACCGGCTACCGGCCGGCCAGCAGCGGCTCTGGCTGCCTGCGCAGCCTCTTCTATCTGCACAACGAACTGGGCAACATCTACACGCACG GGCTGGCCCTGCTGGGTTTCCTGGTGCTGGTACCGATGACCATGCCTTGGGGTCAGCTGGGCAAGGATGGCTGGCTGGGGGGCACGCACTGTGTGGCCTGCCTGGCACCACCTGCAGGCTCTGTGCTGTATCACCTTTTCATGTGCCACCAAGGAGGCAGCCCTGTGTATGCCCGGCTCCTCGCGCTGGATATGTGTGGGGTCTGCCTTGTCAATACCCTCG GGGCCCTGCCCATCATCCACTGCACCCTGGCCTGCAGGCCCTGGCTGCGTCCGGCTGCCCTGGTGGGCTACACCGTGCTATCAGGCGTGGCTGGCTGGCGGGCCCTCACTGCCCCCTCCACCAGTGCCCGCCTCCGGGCCTTTGGCTGGCAGGCTGGTGCCCGCCTGCTG CTGCACGCTGGCGTCGTGCCTGACCTACTCTGGGCCGCCCACCATGCCTGTCCCCTGGACTGA
- the KREMEN2 gene encoding kremen protein 2 isoform X2, which translates to MGTRVLQGFLLLYPLLQPRGASAGSLHSPGLSECFQVNGADYRGHQNHTGPRGAGRPCLFWDQTQQHSYSSASDPQGRWGLGAHNFCRNPDGDVQPWCYVAETEEGIYWRYCDIPTCHMPGYLGCFVDSGAPPALSGPSGTSTKLTVQVCLRFCRMKGYQLCGGDGRLGIYEVSVGSCQGNWTAPQGVIYSPDFPDEYGPDRNCSWALGPPGAALELTFRLFELADPRDRLELRDAASGSLLRAFDGARPPPPGPLLLRATALLLTFRSDARGHAQGFALTYRGLQDAAEDPAPSKGSAQTTAASPNGANVSCSPRPGAPQAAMGARVFSTATAVSVLLLLLLSLLRLLRRRSCLLAPGKGPPALGPSRASWRNWAVWYRRPRGMALPCPQGDSQAESPDSSYRTLSVSSQSSLRSLISAL; encoded by the exons ATGGGGACACGGGTCCTACAGGGCTTCCTCCTTCTCTACCCGCTGCTGCAGCCGCGCGGGGCCTCTGCCGGGAGTCTGCACAGTCCAG GCCTGTCTGAGTGTTTCCAGGTGAATGGCGCCGACTACCGCGGCCACCAGAACCACACCGGCCCGCGCGGGGCCGGCCGCCCGTGCCTTTTCTGGGACCAGACGCAGCAGCATAGCTACAGCAGCGCCAGCGACCCCCAGGGCCGCTGGGGGCTGGGCGCGCACAACTTCTGCCG tAACCCAGACGGCGACGTGCAGCCGTGGTGCTACGTGGCCGAAACGGAGGAAGGCATCTACTGGCGCTATTGCGACATTCCCACGTGTCACA TGCCGGGCTACCTGGGCTGCTTCGTGGACTCGGGGGCGCCCCCAGCCCTCAGCGGCCCCAGCGGCACTTCCACAAAGCTCACGGTCCAAGTTTGCCTTCGCTTCTGCCGCATGAAGGGCTACCAG CTGTGCGGCGGCGACGGGAGGCTGGGCATCTATGAAG TGTCCGTGGGCTCCTGCCAGGGGAACTGGACGGCGCCGCAGGGCGTCATCTACTCCCCCGACTTCCCCGACGAGTACGGGCCGGACAGGAATTGCAGCTGGGCGCTGGGCCCGCCGGGCGCCGCGCTGGAGCTCACCTTCCGCCTCTTCGAGCTGGCCGACCCGCGCGACCGACTGGAGCTGCGCGACGCGGCCTCGGGCAGCCTGCTCCGCGCCTTCGACGgcgcccgcccgccgccgccggggCCGCTGCTCCTACGCGCCACCGCGCTGCTGCTTACGTTCCGCAGCGACGCCCGCGGGCACGCCCAGGGCTTCGCGCTCACCTACCGCG GGCTGCAGGACGCTGCGGAGGACCCGGCGCCCTCCAAGGGCTCGGCCCAGACCACCGCAGCGTCCCCCAACGGGGCCAACGTGAGCTGCAGCCCTAGGCCTGGGGCTCCACAGGCTGCGATGGGGG CCCGGGTCTTCTCGACGGCGACCGCTGTCTccgtgctgctgctgctgctgctgtcactGCTGCGTCTTCTGCGCCGACG GAGTTGTCTGCTGGCTCCGGGAAAAGGGCCCCCGGCGTTGGGTCCTTCCCGAGCATCCTGGAGAAACTGGGCTGTGTGGTACCGTCGGCCCCGAGGGAtggccctgccctgtccccaagGGGACTCCCAAGCTGAGAGTCCTGATTCGAGCTACCGGACCCTGAGTGTCTCCAGCCAGAGCTCCTTGCGCTCACTCATCTCTGCTCTCTGA
- the KREMEN2 gene encoding kremen protein 2 isoform X1, whose product MGTRVLQGFLLLYPLLQPRGASAGSLHSPGLSECFQVNGADYRGHQNHTGPRGAGRPCLFWDQTQQHSYSSASDPQGRWGLGAHNFCRNPDGDVQPWCYVAETEEGIYWRYCDIPTCHMPGYLGCFVDSGAPPALSGPSGTSTKLTVQVCLRFCRMKGYQLAGVEAGYACFCGSESDLARGRLAPATDCDQICFGHPGQLCGGDGRLGIYEVSVGSCQGNWTAPQGVIYSPDFPDEYGPDRNCSWALGPPGAALELTFRLFELADPRDRLELRDAASGSLLRAFDGARPPPPGPLLLRATALLLTFRSDARGHAQGFALTYRGLQDAAEDPAPSKGSAQTTAASPNGANVSCSPRPGAPQAAMGARVFSTATAVSVLLLLLLSLLRLLRRRSCLLAPGKGPPALGPSRASWRNWAVWYRRPRGMALPCPQGDSQAESPDSSYRTLSVSSQSSLRSLISAL is encoded by the exons ATGGGGACACGGGTCCTACAGGGCTTCCTCCTTCTCTACCCGCTGCTGCAGCCGCGCGGGGCCTCTGCCGGGAGTCTGCACAGTCCAG GCCTGTCTGAGTGTTTCCAGGTGAATGGCGCCGACTACCGCGGCCACCAGAACCACACCGGCCCGCGCGGGGCCGGCCGCCCGTGCCTTTTCTGGGACCAGACGCAGCAGCATAGCTACAGCAGCGCCAGCGACCCCCAGGGCCGCTGGGGGCTGGGCGCGCACAACTTCTGCCG tAACCCAGACGGCGACGTGCAGCCGTGGTGCTACGTGGCCGAAACGGAGGAAGGCATCTACTGGCGCTATTGCGACATTCCCACGTGTCACA TGCCGGGCTACCTGGGCTGCTTCGTGGACTCGGGGGCGCCCCCAGCCCTCAGCGGCCCCAGCGGCACTTCCACAAAGCTCACGGTCCAAGTTTGCCTTCGCTTCTGCCGCATGAAGGGCTACCAG CTGGCGGGCGTGGAGGCTGGTTACGCCTGCTTCTGTGGCTCTGAGAGCGACCTGGCCCGGGGACGCCTGGCCCCAGCCACCGACTGTGACCAGATCTGTTTCGGCCACCCGGGCCAGCTGTGCGGCGGCGACGGGAGGCTGGGCATCTATGAAG TGTCCGTGGGCTCCTGCCAGGGGAACTGGACGGCGCCGCAGGGCGTCATCTACTCCCCCGACTTCCCCGACGAGTACGGGCCGGACAGGAATTGCAGCTGGGCGCTGGGCCCGCCGGGCGCCGCGCTGGAGCTCACCTTCCGCCTCTTCGAGCTGGCCGACCCGCGCGACCGACTGGAGCTGCGCGACGCGGCCTCGGGCAGCCTGCTCCGCGCCTTCGACGgcgcccgcccgccgccgccggggCCGCTGCTCCTACGCGCCACCGCGCTGCTGCTTACGTTCCGCAGCGACGCCCGCGGGCACGCCCAGGGCTTCGCGCTCACCTACCGCG GGCTGCAGGACGCTGCGGAGGACCCGGCGCCCTCCAAGGGCTCGGCCCAGACCACCGCAGCGTCCCCCAACGGGGCCAACGTGAGCTGCAGCCCTAGGCCTGGGGCTCCACAGGCTGCGATGGGGG CCCGGGTCTTCTCGACGGCGACCGCTGTCTccgtgctgctgctgctgctgctgtcactGCTGCGTCTTCTGCGCCGACG GAGTTGTCTGCTGGCTCCGGGAAAAGGGCCCCCGGCGTTGGGTCCTTCCCGAGCATCCTGGAGAAACTGGGCTGTGTGGTACCGTCGGCCCCGAGGGAtggccctgccctgtccccaagGGGACTCCCAAGCTGAGAGTCCTGATTCGAGCTACCGGACCCTGAGTGTCTCCAGCCAGAGCTCCTTGCGCTCACTCATCTCTGCTCTCTGA
- the PAQR4 gene encoding progestin and adipoQ receptor family member 4 isoform X2 codes for MAFLAGPRLLDWASSPPHLQFNKFVLTGYRPASSGSGCLRSLFYLHNELGNIYTHGSVLYHLFMCHQGGSPVYARLLALDMCGVCLVNTLGALPIIHCTLACRPWLRPAALVGYTVLSGVAGWRALTAPSTSARLRAFGWQAGARLLVFGARGMGLGSGAPGSLPCYLRMDALALLGGLVNVARLPERWGPGRFDYWGNSHQIMHLLSVGSILQLHAGVVPDLLWAAHHACPLD; via the exons ATGGCGTTCCTGGCCGGGCCGCGGCTGTTGGACTGGGCCAGCTCGCCACCGCACCTGCAGTTCAATAAGTTCGTGCTGACCGGCTACCGGCCGGCCAGCAGCGGCTCTGGCTGCCTGCGCAGCCTCTTCTATCTGCACAACGAACTGGGCAACATCTACACGCACG GCTCTGTGCTGTATCACCTTTTCATGTGCCACCAAGGAGGCAGCCCTGTGTATGCCCGGCTCCTCGCGCTGGATATGTGTGGGGTCTGCCTTGTCAATACCCTCG GGGCCCTGCCCATCATCCACTGCACCCTGGCCTGCAGGCCCTGGCTGCGTCCGGCTGCCCTGGTGGGCTACACCGTGCTATCAGGCGTGGCTGGCTGGCGGGCCCTCACTGCCCCCTCCACCAGTGCCCGCCTCCGGGCCTTTGGCTGGCAGGCTGGTGCCCGCCTGCTGGTGTTTGGGGCCCGGGGAATGGGGCTGGGCTCAGGGGCTCCAGGCTCCCTGCCCTGCTACCTGCGCATGGATGCACTGGCGCTGCTTGGGGGCCTCGTGAACGTGGCCCGCCTGCCAGAGCGCTGGGGACCTGGCCGCTTCGACTACTGGGGCAACTCCCACCAGATCATGCACCTGCTCAGTGTGGGCTCCATCCTCCAGCTGCACGCTGGCGTCGTGCCTGACCTACTCTGGGCCGCCCACCATGCCTGTCCCCTGGACTGA
- the PAQR4 gene encoding progestin and adipoQ receptor family member 4 isoform X4, whose amino-acid sequence MAFLAGPRLLDWASSPPHLQFNKFVLTGYRPASSGSGCLRSLFYLHNELGNIYTHGALPIIHCTLACRPWLRPAALVGYTVLSGVAGWRALTAPSTSARLRAFGWQAGARLLVFGARGMGLGSGAPGSLPCYLRMDALALLGGLVNVARLPERWGPGRFDYWGNSHQIMHLLSVGSILQLHAGVVPDLLWAAHHACPLD is encoded by the exons ATGGCGTTCCTGGCCGGGCCGCGGCTGTTGGACTGGGCCAGCTCGCCACCGCACCTGCAGTTCAATAAGTTCGTGCTGACCGGCTACCGGCCGGCCAGCAGCGGCTCTGGCTGCCTGCGCAGCCTCTTCTATCTGCACAACGAACTGGGCAACATCTACACGCACG GGGCCCTGCCCATCATCCACTGCACCCTGGCCTGCAGGCCCTGGCTGCGTCCGGCTGCCCTGGTGGGCTACACCGTGCTATCAGGCGTGGCTGGCTGGCGGGCCCTCACTGCCCCCTCCACCAGTGCCCGCCTCCGGGCCTTTGGCTGGCAGGCTGGTGCCCGCCTGCTGGTGTTTGGGGCCCGGGGAATGGGGCTGGGCTCAGGGGCTCCAGGCTCCCTGCCCTGCTACCTGCGCATGGATGCACTGGCGCTGCTTGGGGGCCTCGTGAACGTGGCCCGCCTGCCAGAGCGCTGGGGACCTGGCCGCTTCGACTACTGGGGCAACTCCCACCAGATCATGCACCTGCTCAGTGTGGGCTCCATCCTCCAGCTGCACGCTGGCGTCGTGCCTGACCTACTCTGGGCCGCCCACCATGCCTGTCCCCTGGACTGA